Proteins encoded by one window of Chryseobacterium sp. POL2:
- a CDS encoding LemA family protein, which yields MNTVKGYATHEQETFEKVIVARNSAMSASQSDINTQIKAENQLQQALGKLFALSEAYPDLKANTNFLDLQEKLNEIEENLERSRRYYNSTVRENNTYGESFPGVVFAGMFHYQHFDFFEALATDRENITVDFKK from the coding sequence GTGAACACGGTAAAAGGCTATGCCACACATGAACAAGAAACCTTTGAAAAAGTAATAGTGGCAAGAAATTCAGCGATGTCTGCATCGCAAAGCGACATCAATACACAAATAAAAGCCGAAAACCAGTTGCAACAAGCATTAGGAAAACTCTTTGCCCTAAGTGAAGCCTATCCCGACCTAAAAGCCAATACCAACTTTCTGGATTTGCAGGAAAAACTCAATGAAATAGAAGAAAACCTAGAACGCAGTCGAAGATATTACAACAGCACGGTACGTGAAAACAATACCTATGGGGAAAGTTTTCCGGGAGTTGTATTTGCCGGTATGTTCCATTATCAGCATTTCGATTTCTTTGAAGCCCTTGCTACAGATAGAGAAAATATAACAGTAGATTTTAAAAAATGA
- a CDS encoding DUF2207 domain-containing protein, with protein MKKIALILFFAFASIFAFTQGFIVDQFTADIYLNKDGYFDVVEKYDVNFTDAKHGIFRDIVTDYKLQTADGKTEKRHLVIQNIEVPGHPFQVNSKLEQRTEDKISIKIGDKNQLVTGPQQYEIKYRVYNAFFFDGDLVQFYWNIKPSGWLAIFQNVQFNIHIPDGTPLSAQNCFVYAGVQGTTEPSTDFDYSYSKNVFSGKNHQDFFSIPGQDITLLVKIPRNTIAENFISVPLWQQYAWIGILAFLLFLFWMLWLKFGKDDKVVSVTSYYPPKGIDPAMAGYLIDDKDDSSDLIAFLPHWASQGYITIEEIPKTGIFGTVDMKLVRLKNIAETNSSDYEQHLFQSLFGIWGNTVLISSLRNTFYVTMNVAKKELKAAAQKYYESESNKAMKITTGVAVALGVILCPIFLFVYGVLAAIAAPVVCVFIALMSFFMQKKNKTGNAIFSELKGFKQFIKLAEVNRIKMLIEQDPQYFEKTMSYALAFGLLENWAKKFDALNIAPPNWYHSSGTRMMGMHAFSKSFSGSMTSAQSSMMSAPSSSSSSGGGFGGGGGGSW; from the coding sequence ATGAAAAAAATCGCACTCATACTGTTCTTCGCGTTTGCTTCTATTTTTGCATTTACACAGGGTTTTATTGTTGATCAATTTACGGCTGACATTTACCTGAATAAAGACGGTTATTTTGATGTGGTTGAAAAATATGATGTCAATTTCACCGATGCTAAACACGGTATTTTCCGGGATATTGTTACCGATTACAAATTACAAACCGCCGATGGCAAAACCGAAAAACGTCACCTTGTTATTCAAAATATCGAAGTTCCGGGACATCCGTTTCAGGTCAACAGTAAATTAGAACAGCGCACCGAAGATAAAATTTCCATTAAAATAGGCGATAAAAACCAACTCGTAACCGGCCCACAACAGTATGAAATCAAATACAGGGTGTATAACGCTTTCTTTTTTGATGGCGATCTGGTACAGTTCTATTGGAATATCAAACCATCGGGCTGGTTGGCTATTTTCCAAAACGTACAATTCAATATCCATATCCCCGACGGTACACCACTTTCTGCACAAAACTGTTTTGTCTATGCCGGAGTGCAGGGAACAACAGAACCCTCGACTGATTTTGACTATTCCTATTCAAAGAATGTCTTTTCAGGAAAGAACCACCAAGATTTCTTTTCCATTCCGGGGCAGGATATAACACTTTTGGTAAAAATACCGCGAAACACAATTGCTGAGAATTTTATTTCGGTTCCGCTTTGGCAACAATACGCCTGGATCGGAATCTTGGCCTTCCTGTTATTTCTATTTTGGATGCTATGGCTAAAATTTGGGAAAGACGATAAGGTGGTTTCAGTTACTTCTTATTATCCGCCAAAAGGGATTGATCCTGCAATGGCAGGCTATTTAATTGATGATAAAGACGATAGTTCCGACCTCATTGCGTTTTTACCACACTGGGCTTCTCAAGGTTACATCACCATCGAGGAAATCCCGAAAACTGGAATCTTCGGTACGGTCGATATGAAATTGGTTCGACTAAAAAATATCGCTGAAACCAATTCTTCGGATTATGAACAGCACTTATTTCAAAGTCTGTTTGGGATTTGGGGAAATACCGTTTTGATCAGCAGCTTGCGCAATACATTTTATGTAACGATGAATGTGGCAAAAAAAGAGCTAAAGGCTGCCGCACAAAAATATTATGAATCAGAGTCCAATAAAGCCATGAAAATTACAACTGGAGTTGCTGTAGCGCTGGGCGTAATACTTTGTCCGATATTTCTATTTGTATATGGTGTCTTGGCGGCAATAGCAGCACCGGTGGTTTGTGTATTCATTGCCTTGATGAGTTTTTTTATGCAAAAGAAAAACAAAACCGGAAATGCCATTTTTTCTGAATTAAAGGGTTTTAAACAGTTCATCAAATTAGCAGAAGTGAACAGAATAAAAATGTTGATTGAGCAAGATCCTCAGTATTTTGAAAAAACCATGAGCTACGCATTGGCATTTGGTTTATTGGAAAACTGGGCCAAGAAATTTGATGCATTAAATATTGCTCCGCCAAATTGGTACCACAGCAGTGGAACGCGAATGATGGGAATGCATGCGTTCTCCAAATCGTTTTCCGGAAGTATGACATCTGCACAATCGTCAATGATGAGTGCGCCTTCATCATCTTCATCGTCAGGTGGTGGATTTGGCGGCGGTGGCGGCGGAAGTTGGTAG
- a CDS encoding cupin domain-containing protein, producing MATFEKEIIFNLENSIEYTNGGVISKQVTKSLGGNLTLFSFDKEQGLSEHKTPFDAIVQILDGEAEITIGGKPHHLKKGDCIIMPANIPHALKAVERFKMLLTMVRQE from the coding sequence ATGGCAACATTTGAAAAAGAAATAATTTTCAATCTCGAAAATTCAATAGAATACACTAACGGAGGTGTTATTAGCAAGCAGGTTACAAAATCACTTGGTGGAAATTTAACCTTGTTTTCGTTTGACAAAGAGCAAGGTTTATCGGAACATAAAACACCTTTCGACGCAATTGTGCAGATTTTGGATGGTGAAGCGGAAATAACAATTGGTGGAAAACCTCATCATCTAAAAAAAGGCGATTGCATCATTATGCCAGCTAATATTCCGCATGCACTAAAAGCTGTTGAACGTTTTAAAATGCTGTTGACGATGGTACGACAAGAGTAA
- a CDS encoding cytochrome b/b6 domain-containing protein — protein MKSPQKFTIFHRILHWLMAFAMPVLFITGFLRMYWMNKNEITGIIASKTSAIPKELMTDIAKTIREPMWQWHEIFANVMIVAFLARILYMLTKGIRFPNPFKSNQPFKERLQGFTYVYFYFFVFIAAITGICIEKEFFTPWKDGIETVHKWGVYAFPIFIVFHFVGIAIAEFSSKKGIASKMIGGD, from the coding sequence ATGAAATCTCCACAAAAGTTCACCATCTTTCATCGAATATTACATTGGCTAATGGCTTTTGCAATGCCCGTTTTATTCATTACCGGATTCCTACGCATGTATTGGATGAATAAAAATGAAATTACAGGAATCATCGCAAGTAAAACATCAGCAATCCCCAAAGAATTGATGACGGACATAGCTAAAACAATTCGAGAACCCATGTGGCAATGGCACGAAATTTTTGCAAATGTGATGATTGTTGCATTCCTTGCAAGAATACTTTATATGCTCACAAAAGGTATTCGTTTTCCCAATCCGTTCAAAAGCAACCAACCGTTTAAAGAGCGTTTACAAGGATTTACTTATGTGTACTTTTATTTTTTTGTTTTTATTGCAGCCATTACAGGAATCTGTATTGAAAAAGAATTTTTTACCCCATGGAAAGATGGGATAGAAACCGTACACAAATGGGGAGTTTATGCATTCCCGATTTTTATAGTTTTTCACTTCGTTGGAATAGCTATTGCGGAGTTTTCTTCTAAAAAAGGTATTGCTTCAAAAATGATTGGCGGCGATTAA
- a CDS encoding acyl-CoA dehydrogenase family protein, with protein MSYYPLSNIPDYYLMDDLLTEEHKLIRQSVRDWVESFVMPQIDKAAQEHRDIPNLMKELGKIGALGPYIPEEYGGAGLDQISYGIIMQELERGDSAVRSAASVQSSLVMFPINEFGSEEQKKKYLPKLATGDMIGSFGLTEPNHGSDPGSMETTIKDNGDHYLLNGAKMWITNAPLCDIAVVWAKNEAGKVRGVIVERGMDGFTSPETTDKWSLRASKTGELVFDNVKIPKENLLPNVEGLKGPLSCLNSARYGISWGVIGAAIDCYCTAVQYALERKQFGKPIASYQLQQKKLAEFLTEITKAQLLCLQLGKLKNEHKASPAQISMAKRNNVKMAIDIARESRQILGGMGIMGEFPMMRHAANLESVITYEGTHDVHLLITGMDITGINAF; from the coding sequence ATGTCTTATTATCCACTTTCAAACATTCCAGATTATTATCTGATGGATGATCTTTTAACCGAAGAACACAAACTCATTAGACAATCTGTTAGAGATTGGGTTGAAAGTTTTGTAATGCCTCAAATTGATAAAGCAGCTCAAGAACATCGCGATATTCCAAATCTAATGAAAGAATTAGGAAAAATTGGTGCCTTGGGCCCATATATTCCTGAGGAATATGGCGGCGCTGGACTCGACCAAATTTCGTATGGAATCATTATGCAAGAGCTAGAACGTGGCGATTCAGCAGTTCGTTCTGCTGCTTCGGTACAATCTTCTTTGGTCATGTTCCCTATTAACGAATTCGGTTCCGAAGAGCAAAAAAAGAAATATCTTCCAAAATTGGCAACTGGTGATATGATCGGAAGTTTCGGTCTTACAGAGCCTAATCACGGTTCAGATCCTGGTTCCATGGAAACAACGATTAAAGACAATGGCGATCATTACCTTCTTAATGGCGCCAAAATGTGGATTACCAATGCGCCGCTTTGTGATATTGCTGTGGTATGGGCAAAAAATGAAGCTGGCAAAGTACGTGGCGTAATTGTAGAACGCGGTATGGACGGTTTTACAAGCCCCGAAACGACAGACAAATGGTCGCTTCGCGCTTCCAAAACTGGAGAATTAGTTTTTGATAATGTGAAAATTCCAAAAGAAAATCTACTTCCAAATGTTGAAGGTCTTAAAGGCCCTCTATCCTGTCTTAACTCGGCAAGATATGGTATTTCTTGGGGCGTCATTGGAGCGGCAATCGATTGCTATTGCACAGCCGTACAATATGCTTTGGAGCGCAAACAATTTGGGAAACCAATTGCTTCTTATCAATTGCAGCAGAAAAAATTAGCAGAATTTTTAACAGAAATTACTAAAGCACAATTGCTTTGTTTGCAATTAGGAAAGCTTAAAAATGAGCACAAAGCTTCTCCTGCACAGATTTCTATGGCAAAAAGAAACAATGTTAAAATGGCGATTGATATTGCACGAGAATCTCGTCAAATCTTAGGCGGAATGGGAATCATGGGAGAATTCCCGATGATGCGTCACGCAGCAAATTTAGAATCTGTAATTACTTACGAAGGTACACACGACGTACATTTATTAATCACTGGTATGGATATTACGGGGATTAATGCTTTTTAA
- a CDS encoding T9SS type A sorting domain-containing protein produces MKKFYSVLLMAILSLVKAQMTYTAANYANVSDQANYHLGNTSTSLNFAATGANFQWNFAAVQNQSSKQIAYADPSTSVFKNLWCQSLGYTSDCDVEFSDNFNVAQKLINNPEPAGTNSTLEDLFAHYYKSYSDFSTKMLGLKMNSSGNEIVLTLNYQQPDVMYKFPMNYNDSYTEAFSYDGESMEQSFLFKINGTGTRTNVVDGYGNLVINNQTFSNVLRLKTISDQQITIVQNSGTQQRSIKTINYQWFHQDYKFPVLDVVAIEQNNITIPIEIRYLENSSTLANSSNEKLGKHFIYPNPSKGIFKTNIPENEIKSIEVYNLAGQLVSKSLNLSQLNNGQYIVKINTAKESISQKIIKN; encoded by the coding sequence ATGAAAAAATTTTATTCAGTTTTACTGATGGCGATATTGTCATTGGTAAAAGCGCAGATGACCTATACTGCCGCTAATTATGCTAATGTAAGCGACCAAGCCAATTACCATTTAGGAAACACCTCTACCAGTCTTAATTTTGCCGCAACAGGTGCTAATTTTCAATGGAATTTTGCGGCGGTTCAAAATCAATCGAGCAAGCAAATCGCTTATGCAGACCCATCTACAAGTGTTTTTAAAAATCTTTGGTGCCAATCTTTGGGTTATACATCGGATTGCGATGTAGAATTTAGTGATAATTTTAATGTCGCTCAAAAATTAATTAACAATCCAGAACCAGCAGGAACAAATAGTACTTTAGAGGATCTTTTTGCTCATTACTATAAATCTTATTCTGATTTTTCCACCAAAATGTTGGGTTTAAAAATGAATTCTTCTGGTAACGAAATTGTATTGACGCTCAATTATCAACAGCCAGATGTCATGTACAAATTCCCAATGAATTATAATGATTCCTATACAGAAGCTTTTTCTTATGATGGAGAATCTATGGAACAGAGTTTTTTATTTAAAATCAACGGAACCGGAACGCGCACCAATGTTGTCGATGGTTATGGTAATCTTGTAATTAATAATCAAACATTTTCAAATGTTTTGCGACTAAAAACAATTTCTGATCAACAAATTACAATCGTTCAAAACAGTGGAACACAACAAAGAAGTATTAAAACAATTAATTACCAATGGTTTCATCAGGATTACAAATTCCCAGTTTTGGATGTTGTTGCTATTGAACAAAATAATATAACCATCCCAATTGAGATTCGTTATTTGGAAAACTCGTCAACTCTTGCAAATTCGTCAAATGAAAAATTAGGTAAACACTTTATTTACCCCAATCCTTCCAAAGGTATTTTCAAAACCAATATTCCCGAAAATGAGATTAAAAGCATAGAAGTTTATAATCTAGCAGGACAATTGGTTTCAAAATCATTAAACTTGTCGCAGCTTAACAACGGTCAATATATTGTAAAAATTAATACTGCTAAAGAAAGTATAAGTCAAAAAATTATTAAGAACTAA
- a CDS encoding PD-(D/E)XK nuclease family protein codes for MKFLEKIVEDLLSKFSDLSQLNIVLPGKRPLVFINRILKEKSYNGMLPQFSTIEDLIQELAAKQHLQGIALHLFAYKIYQNIDASEDFGSFLKWFPTLQKDWDDMLKFTDDNEKVLQWMLDEERIKNWGEDLGEEDNARRRNLNFWKKMNAFLPLLKTELDAKNWATSGMIHVAAKEKIQDFAKDTPAQFIFCGFNAFTPIEESVVKNLLHWDKAICYFQADSYYIEDERQEAGKFLREHLKWKEFNDSRVFNWIENDFQKSKNINVYEVSGNIVQTKVLPKIFENIALEDISKTAVILLDENLLPASLDAMSQVKNLNITMGFPLKNLSFSNAIKKLFYLQKQLEKKASSYYYADIFPILQELPNSDEDQKIINDFIATIESRNIVYISSKMIIELLGELSYFSLLKQPNNVIKFLDDLIKFCTELKFRINDDDILYENISHFEQSFRVLKNQIEPYKIPLKMETLEVLINQLVNTESIDFQGEPLAGLQVMGLLESRLLNFENLILLSVNEGKLPLGNTQNTYLPFDVRKNFGLNTFLENDSIYAYHFYRLIQDSKNVHLLFNALSSGVNTGEKSRFITQIEMESAHKINHIVVDNASEPIVQELMKIEKTESVLEKLQEWKQSVSASHLTSYLYNPVDFYLKYVLKVKDTDEIEEELSVRNYGNLVHFAVQYLYEDFKNKILTLDDFKVLKDRVEASILHAIKTLKHEKEFYERGMNYVHRQIAERVIRSILQYDENLVKNGSSLEIIELEKNVKAEFFINAEKTDSVMFNGFIDRIDRLDGVVRIIDYKTAKIKKLNLKVKDKTEQLETLFYNEDYKQALQLSIYKYVLQQDEDYNKNVLEPGIWSFAEVNKGVASLTADDLDDSEIEFSIASLINLILNPEIPFEEKEHTSW; via the coding sequence ATGAAATTTCTTGAGAAAATTGTCGAAGATTTGTTGTCTAAATTTTCAGATTTATCACAGCTTAATATCGTTTTGCCGGGTAAACGGCCCTTGGTTTTTATCAATCGGATTCTGAAAGAAAAATCCTACAACGGGATGTTGCCACAATTCTCGACCATAGAAGATCTTATCCAAGAATTGGCGGCAAAACAGCATTTACAAGGCATTGCGCTTCATTTGTTTGCTTATAAAATTTATCAAAATATTGATGCTTCAGAGGATTTTGGAAGTTTTCTAAAATGGTTTCCGACTTTGCAAAAAGATTGGGATGATATGCTGAAATTTACCGATGATAATGAGAAAGTGCTGCAATGGATGCTGGATGAAGAACGTATCAAAAATTGGGGCGAAGACTTGGGCGAAGAAGATAATGCACGCCGTAGAAATCTCAATTTCTGGAAAAAGATGAATGCGTTTTTACCATTATTAAAAACCGAACTCGATGCTAAAAATTGGGCGACTTCTGGCATGATACACGTCGCAGCAAAAGAAAAAATCCAGGATTTCGCAAAAGATACGCCGGCACAGTTTATATTTTGTGGGTTTAACGCCTTTACGCCTATTGAAGAAAGTGTGGTGAAAAATCTGTTGCATTGGGACAAAGCCATTTGTTACTTTCAGGCAGATTCTTATTATATTGAGGACGAAAGGCAAGAGGCTGGAAAATTTTTGCGAGAACATCTAAAATGGAAAGAATTTAATGATTCGCGGGTATTCAATTGGATTGAAAATGATTTCCAAAAGTCTAAAAATATTAATGTCTATGAAGTCTCAGGGAATATTGTTCAGACTAAGGTTTTACCCAAGATTTTTGAAAATATAGCGCTTGAAGATATTTCTAAAACAGCAGTTATTTTACTCGATGAAAACCTTCTGCCAGCAAGTCTGGATGCTATGTCGCAAGTAAAAAATCTCAATATTACAATGGGATTTCCGTTGAAGAATTTGTCTTTTAGCAACGCGATAAAAAAGCTATTTTATCTTCAAAAACAATTAGAAAAAAAAGCGAGTTCTTATTATTATGCAGATATTTTTCCGATTTTGCAAGAGTTACCAAATTCGGATGAAGATCAAAAAATCATCAACGATTTTATTGCGACCATAGAAAGCCGAAATATTGTTTACATTTCTTCCAAAATGATAATTGAGCTTTTAGGTGAGCTTAGCTATTTTTCTTTATTAAAGCAGCCTAACAATGTTATTAAATTCTTAGACGATCTCATTAAGTTTTGTACTGAACTGAAATTCAGAATTAATGATGACGATATTTTGTATGAAAATATTAGCCATTTTGAACAATCATTTAGAGTTTTAAAAAACCAGATAGAGCCTTACAAAATCCCTTTAAAAATGGAAACTTTGGAGGTTCTTATCAATCAATTGGTGAATACCGAATCGATAGATTTTCAAGGTGAACCTTTGGCAGGCTTGCAAGTTATGGGACTTTTGGAAAGCCGACTTCTTAATTTCGAAAACCTCATTTTGCTTTCTGTCAACGAAGGGAAATTACCGCTGGGAAATACCCAAAATACCTATTTGCCTTTTGATGTTCGTAAGAATTTTGGACTGAATACTTTTTTAGAAAATGACAGCATTTATGCGTATCACTTTTACCGATTAATTCAAGATTCTAAAAATGTTCATTTGTTATTTAATGCTTTAAGTTCGGGTGTTAACACTGGAGAAAAAAGTCGCTTTATTACTCAAATTGAAATGGAAAGTGCGCATAAAATTAATCATATTGTGGTTGATAATGCGTCCGAGCCTATTGTTCAGGAACTAATGAAAATCGAAAAAACAGAATCTGTCCTCGAAAAACTTCAAGAATGGAAGCAATCTGTGTCGGCATCACATCTTACAAGTTATTTGTATAATCCTGTTGATTTTTATCTAAAATATGTTCTAAAAGTCAAAGATACAGACGAAATCGAAGAAGAACTTTCTGTGAGAAATTATGGTAATCTCGTGCATTTTGCTGTGCAATATTTATATGAAGATTTCAAAAATAAAATTTTGACTTTGGACGATTTTAAAGTTTTAAAAGATAGAGTAGAAGCTTCCATTTTGCATGCCATTAAAACCTTAAAGCATGAAAAAGAATTTTATGAGCGCGGGATGAATTATGTCCATCGTCAAATAGCAGAACGCGTTATCCGAAGCATTTTGCAGTATGACGAAAACCTGGTGAAAAACGGTTCTTCTTTAGAAATTATCGAACTTGAAAAAAATGTAAAAGCTGAATTTTTTATTAATGCTGAAAAAACAGATTCGGTGATGTTTAACGGTTTTATTGATAGGATAGACCGTCTGGACGGTGTTGTAAGAATTATTGACTATAAAACTGCAAAGATTAAAAAACTGAACCTGAAAGTTAAAGATAAAACCGAACAATTGGAAACTTTGTTTTATAACGAAGATTATAAACAAGCCTTGCAATTGTCCATTTATAAATATGTTTTGCAACAAGATGAAGATTATAACAAAAACGTTTTAGAACCTGGCATTTGGTCGTTCGCGGAGGTTAATAAAGGCGTTGCTTCTTTAACCGCAGACGATTTGGATGACTCCGAAATTGAATTTTCCATAGCTTCGCTCATTAATTTAATTCTGAATCCAGAAATTCCTTTTGAGGAAAAAGAACATACAAGTTGGTAA
- the rsmG gene encoding 16S rRNA (guanine(527)-N(7))-methyltransferase RsmG, whose translation MSLELILKYFPDISETQKEQFSKLENLYNEWNEKINVISRKDMESLYEKHILHSLGIAKVMTFAPGSKVLDIGTGGGFPGIPLAILFPETQFTLIDSIGKKITVVQAVAEGVGLSNVTAIHGRAEKLKDKFHFVVSRAVTQMPVFLRWLHGKFEKDQFNPKHNGVLYLKGGDLGEELAGIKSEIFQLKNYFEEDFYETKKVVYISKGNIF comes from the coding sequence ATGTCTTTAGAACTTATTTTAAAATATTTCCCCGATATTTCGGAAACCCAGAAAGAGCAATTTTCAAAACTTGAAAATTTGTATAACGAATGGAACGAAAAGATAAATGTTATCTCCCGAAAAGATATGGAAAGTCTTTATGAGAAGCACATTTTACACTCTTTAGGAATTGCAAAAGTTATGACTTTCGCGCCAGGATCCAAAGTTTTGGATATCGGTACAGGCGGCGGTTTTCCAGGAATTCCTTTAGCGATTTTGTTTCCAGAAACACAGTTTACATTAATAGATAGCATTGGCAAAAAAATCACCGTAGTACAAGCGGTTGCCGAAGGTGTAGGATTGTCCAATGTCACCGCGATACACGGACGAGCAGAAAAACTAAAAGATAAATTTCATTTTGTGGTAAGTCGTGCTGTAACGCAGATGCCCGTATTTTTGCGTTGGTTGCATGGCAAGTTTGAGAAAGACCAATTCAATCCAAAACACAACGGCGTACTTTATCTTAAGGGCGGCGATTTGGGTGAAGAGTTAGCAGGCATCAAATCGGAAATTTTTCAACTGAAAAACTATTTCGAAGAAGATTTTTATGAAACAAAAAAAGTAGTTTATATCTCTAAAGGAAATATTTTTTAG